In one Dama dama isolate Ldn47 chromosome 5, ASM3311817v1, whole genome shotgun sequence genomic region, the following are encoded:
- the CNTNAP1 gene encoding contactin-associated protein 1 translates to MMRLRLFCILLAAVSGARGWGYYGCDEELVGPLYARSLGASSYYGLFTAPRFARLHGISGWSPRIGDPNPWLQIDLMKKHRIRAVATQGSFNSWDWVTRYMLLYGDRVDSWTPFYQRGHNATFFGNVNESAVVRHDLHYHFTARYIRIVPLAWNPRGKIGLRLGLYGCPYKSDVLYFDGDDAISYRFPRGVSRSLWDVFAFSFKTEEKDGLLLHAEGAQGDYVTLELQGAHLLLHMSLGSSPIQPRPGHTTVSAGGVLNDQHWHYVRVDRFGRDANLTLDGYVQRFVLNGDFERLNLDNEMFIGGLVGAAQKNLAYRHNFRGCIENVIFNRVNIADLAVRRHSRITFEGKVAFRCLDPVPHPINFGGPHNFVQVPGFPRRGRLAVSFRFRTWDLTGLLLFSSLGDGLGHVELMLSEGQVNVSVVQTGRKKLQFAAGFRLNDGFWHEVNFVAQENHAVISIDDVEGAEVRVSYPLLIRTGTSYFFGGCPKPASRSGCHSNQTAFHGCMELLKVDGQLVNLTLVEGRRLGYYAEVLFDTCGITDRCNPNMCEHDGRCYQSWDDFICYCELTGYKGETCHQPLYKESCEAYRLSGKTSGNFTIDPDGSGPLKPFVVYCDIRENRAWTVVRHDRLWTTRVTGSSMERPFLGAVQYWNASWEEVSALANASQHCEQWIEFSCYNSRLLNTAGGYPYSFWIGRNEEQHFYWGGSQPGIQRCACGLDRSCVDPALHCNCDADQPQWRTDKGLLTFVDHLPVTQVVVGDTNRSSSEAQFFLRPLRCYGDRNSWNTISFHTGAALRFPPIRANHSLDVSFYFRTSAPSGVFLENMGGPYCQWRRPYVRVELNTSRDVVFAFDVGNGDENLTVHSDDFEFNDDEWHLVRAEINVKQARLRVDHRPWVLRPMPLQTYIWLEYDRPLYVGSAELKRRPFVGCLRAMRLNGVTLNLEGRANASEGTSPNCTGHCAHPRFPCFHGGRCVERYSYYTCDCDLTAFDGPYCNHDIGGFFEPGTWMRYNLQSALRSAAREFSHMLSRPVPGYEPGYIPGYDTPGYVPGYHGPGYRLPDYPRPGRPVPGYRGPVYNVTGEEVSFSFSTQSAPAVLLYVSSFVRDYMAVLIKEDGTLQLRYQLGTSPYVYQLTTRPVTDGQPHSVNITRVYRNLFIQVDYFSLTEQKFSLLVDSQLDSPKALYLGRVMETGVIDPEIQRYNTPGFSGCLSGVRFNNVAPLKTHFRTPRPMTAELAEALRVQGELSESNCGAMPRLVSEVPPELDPWYLPPDFPYYHDDGWVAILLGFLVAFLLLGLVGMLVLFYLQNHRYKGSYHTNEPKATHDYHPGSKPPLPTSGPAPAPASAPTPTPTPAPTQVPAPAPAPAPAPAPAPGPRDQNLPQILEESRSE, encoded by the exons ATGATGCGTCTCCGACTCTTCTGCATCCTACTCGCCGCGGTCTCAGGAGCCCGGGGCTGGGGCTACT ACGGCTGCGACGAGGAGCTGGTTGGGCCCCTGTATGCACGCTCCCTGGGCGCCTCCTCCTACTATGGGCTCTTCACTGCGCCCCGCTTTGCCCGGCTGCACG GCATAAGTGGATGGTCTCCCCGGATTGGGGACCCAAATCCCTGGCTCCAGATTGACCTAATGAAGAAGCACCGAATTCGGGCTGTGGCCACGCAGGGGTCCTTTAACTCGTGGGACTGGGTCACACGTTACATGCTGCTCTATGGTGACCGAGTGGACAGCTGGACACCGTTCTATCAGCGAGGGCACAACGCG ACCTTCTTTGGTAATGTGAACGAGTCGGCGGTGGTTCGCCACGACCTGCACTATCACTTCACGGCGCGCTACATCCGCATCGTGCCCTTGGCTTGGAACCCGCGCGGCAAGATCGGCCTGAGGCTCGGCCTCTACGGCTGCCCTTACA AGTCCGACGTGCTGTATTTCGATGGCGATGATGCCATCTCGTACCGCTTCCCGAGAGGAGTCAGCCGGAGTCTGTGGGACGTGTTCGCCTTCAGCTTCAAAACCGAAGAAAAGGACGGGCTCCTGTTGCACGCCGAGGGCGCCCAGGGCGACTACGTGACACTCGAGCTGCAGGGGGCGCACTTGCTGCTGCACATGAGCCTGG GCAGCAGCCCCATCCAGCCAAGGCCGGGTCACACGACCGTGAGCGCTGGGGGAGTCCTCAATGACCAGCACTGGCATTACGTACGAGTCGACCGATTTGGCCGTGACGCAAATCTCACCTTGGACGGCTACGTGCAGCGCTTCGTGCTCAATGGCGACTTTGAGAGACTGAACCTGGACAACGAG ATGTTCATCGGGGGGCTGGTGGGCGCCGCGCAGAAGAACCTTGCCTATCGGCATAATTTCCGCGGCTGCATAGAAAACGTCATCTTCAATCGAGTCAACATCGCAGACTTGGCCGTGAGGCGCCATTCCCGGATCACCTTCGAG GGTAAGGTGGCCTTCCGTTGCCTGGACCCGGTTCCTCATCCCATCAATTTCGGAGGTCCTCACAACTTCGTGCAAGTGCCTGGCTTCCCCCGCCGCGGCCGCCTCGCAGTCTCTTTTCGCTTCCGCACCTGGGATCTCACTGGGCTGCTGCTTTTCTCCTCCCTGGGGGATGGGCTGGGCCATGTGGAGCTGATGCTCAGTGAAGGGCAGGTCAACGTGTCCGTGGTGCAGACCGGCCGAAAGAAGCTTCAGTTCGCTGCTG GGTTCCGCCTGAATGACGGCTTTTGGCACGAGGTGAATTTTGTAGCCCAGGAAAACCATGCAGTCATCAGCATTGATGATGTGGAGGGGGCAGAGGTCAGGGTCTCATACCCACTGCTGATCCGTACAGGAACCTCATACTTCTTTGGAG GTTGTCCCAAGCCAGCCAGTCGATCGGGCTGCCACTCCAACCAGACGGCGTTCCATGGCTGCATGGAGCTGCTCAAGGTGGATGGTCAACTGGTCAACCTGACTCTGGTGGAGGGCCGGCGGCTTGGATACTATGCTGAGGTCCTCTTTGACACATGTGGCATCACTGATAG GTGCAACCCTAACATGTGTGAGCATGATGGTCGCTGCTACCAGTCTTGGGATGACTTCATCTGCTACTGTGAACTGACAGGCTACAAGGGGGAGACCTGCCACCAGC CTTTGTATAAGGAATCCTGTGAGGCTTATCGACTCAGTGGGAAAACTTCTGGGAACTTCACCATTGATCCTGATGGTAGTGGCCCCCTGAAGCCTTTTGTGGTGTACTGTGATATCCGAG AGAACCGGGCATGGACAGTTGTGCGCCATGACAGGCTGTGGACGACTCGGGTGACGGGTTCCAGCATGGAGCGGCCATTCCTCGGGGCTGTCCAGTATTGGAATGCATCCTGGGAGGAGGTCAGTGCCCTGGCCAATGCTTCCCAGCACTGTGAGCAGTGGATCGAGTTCTCCTGCTACAATTCCCGGCTGCTCAACACAGCAG GAGGCTACCCCTACAGCTTTTGGATTGGCCGAAATGAGGAGCAGCACTTCTACTGGGGCGGCTCGCAGCCTGGGATCCAGCGCTGTGCCTGTGGTCTGGACCGGAGCTGCGTGGACCCTGCTCTCCACTGTAACTGTGACGCCGACCAGCCCCAGTG GAGAACCGACAAGGGCCTGCTGACCTTTGTGGACCATCTGCCTGTCActcaggtggtggtgggggacacGAACCGATCCAGTTCGGAGGCCCAGTTCTTCCTGAGGCCTCTGCGCTGCTACGGCGACC GAAATTCCTGGAACACCATCTCCTTCCACACTGGGGCTGCACTACGCTTTCCCCCAATCCGGGCCAACCACAGCCTTGACGTCTCTTTCTACTTCAGGACCTCGGCTCCCTCAGGAGTCTTCTTAGAGAATATGGGGGGCCCTTACTGCCAGTGGCGCCGACCTTACGTGCGTGTGGAACTCAACA CATCCCGGGATGTAGTCTTCGCCTTTGACGTGGGGAATGGGGATGAGAACCTGACAGTGCACTCAGACGACTTTGAGTTCAATGATGATGAGTGGCACCTAGTCCGGGCGGAAATCAACGTGAAGCAGGCCCGGCTCCGCGTGGATCACCGGCCCTGGGTGCTACGGCCGATGCCCCTGCAGACCTACATCTGGCTGGAGTACGACCGGCCCCTCTATGTTG GATCTGCAGAGCTCAAGAGGCGGCCTTTTGTGGGTTGCTTGAGGGCTATGCGTCTGAATGGAGTGACTCTGAACCTGGAGGGCCGTGCCAATGCCTCTGAGGGTACCTCACCCAACTGCACAGGCCACTGCGCCCACCCCCGGTTCCCCTGTTTCCATGGCGGCCGCTGTGTGGAGCGCTACAGCTACTACACCTGTGACTGTGACCTTACGGCTTTCGATGGGCCATACTGCAACCACG ACATCGGCGGTTTCTTTGAGCCTGGCACCTGGATGCGCTATAACCTCCAGTCGGCACTGCGCTCCGCAGCCCGCGAGTTCTCCCACATGCTGAGCCGGCCAGTGCCGGGCTACGAGCCTGGTTACATCCCCGGCTATGACACTCCTGGCTACGTGCCTGGCTACCATGGCCCTGGGTACCGTCTGCCTGATTACCCGCGGCCAGGCCGGCCAGTGCCAGGCTACCGTGGACCTGTCTACAACGTCACTGGAGAGGAGGtgtccttcagcttcagcacccagTCTGCCCCCGCCGTCCTGCTCTATGTCAGCTCCTTTGTGCGTGACTACATGGCCGTGCTCATCAAGGAAGACG gGACCTTGCAGCTGCGCTACCAGCTGGGCACCAGCCCCTATGTGTACCAGCTCACCACCCGCCCTGTGACGGACGGCCAGCCCCACAGCGTCAACATCACCCGGGTCTACCGCAACCTCTTCATCCAG GTGGACTACTTCTCCTTGACGGAACAGAAGTTCTCACTGTTGGTGGACAGCCAGCTGGACTCGCCCAAGGCCTTGTATTTGGGGCGTGTTATGG AGACTGGCGTGATTGACCCAGAGATCCAGCGCTACAACACACCAGGTTTCTCGGGCTGCCTGTCTGGTGTCCGATTCAACAACGTGGCTCCTCTCAAGACCCACTTCCGAACGCCTCGACCCATGACCGCGGAGCTGGCCGAGGCCCTTCGTGTCCAGGGAGAGCTGTCTGAGTCTAACTGCGGAGCCATGCCACGTCTCGTCTCAGAGGTGCCCCCTGAGCTGGACCCCTGGTATCTTCCCCCAG actttccgTACTACCACGATGACGGATGGGTTGCTATACTTTTGGGCT ttttggtggCCTTCTTGCTGCTGGGACTGGTGGGAATGTTGGTGCTCTTCTATCTACAGAATCATCGCTACAAGGGCTCCTACCACACCAATGAGCCCAAGGCCACACATGATTACCACCCTGGCAGCAAACCTCCCCTGCCTACTTCAGGcccggccccagccccagcctcagcCCCGACCCCGACTCCGACACCAGCTCCCACCCAAGttccagctccagctccagccccagccccagccccagccccagcgccTGGCCCCCGGGACCAAAACCTACCCCAGATTCTGGAGGAGTCCAGGTCTGAATGA